A window of the Gemmatimonadota bacterium genome harbors these coding sequences:
- a CDS encoding carboxymuconolactone decarboxylase family protein, with the protein MSPDARSHDIVMPSGDILALVRFAARVANGPEAGMRAGATECVSAGTPVPWVEEMLLQSYLFCGFPRTLNAMREWRRVSGAPAPIEDSGAVGGGPGAWQEAGAATCEIVYGPFYEKLRHNIVALHPALDAWMIAEGYGKILSRPGLALRIREQCVVAACIASEQDRQLHSHLHGALNAGVPAAELRGTLEALEGVVPGPALERARLLLDRVVGK; encoded by the coding sequence ATGTCGCCCGACGCGCGGTCGCACGACATCGTGATGCCCTCCGGCGACATCCTCGCGCTCGTCCGGTTCGCGGCGCGGGTCGCGAACGGACCGGAAGCGGGGATGCGTGCCGGAGCGACCGAGTGCGTCAGCGCGGGCACGCCGGTCCCGTGGGTGGAGGAGATGCTGCTGCAGTCGTACCTGTTCTGCGGCTTCCCGCGCACGCTGAACGCGATGCGCGAGTGGCGGCGGGTCTCGGGCGCACCGGCCCCGATCGAGGACAGCGGGGCCGTCGGCGGTGGCCCGGGGGCCTGGCAGGAGGCGGGGGCCGCGACCTGCGAGATCGTGTACGGGCCGTTCTATGAGAAGCTGCGGCACAACATCGTCGCGCTGCACCCGGCGCTCGATGCGTGGATGATCGCGGAAGGCTACGGCAAGATCCTCTCGCGTCCCGGGCTCGCGCTCCGGATCCGCGAGCAGTGCGTGGTGGCCGCCTGCATCGCCAGCGAGCAGGACCGGCAGCTGCACTCGCACCTGCACGGGGCGCTCAACGCCGGCGTTCCGGCGGCCGAGCTCCGGGGGACGCTGGAGGCGCTGGAGGGTGTCGTGCCGGGGCCGGCCCTCGAGCGCGCACGGCTCCTGCTGGACCGCGTCGTCGGAAAGTAG
- the obgE gene encoding GTPase ObgE, which translates to MFIDLVTVRVTAGTGGSGCTSFRREKFAPMGGPDGGEGGKGGDVIVRGDSNLATLLDFTYRDHWEAERGEHGMGSNKTGRSGEDIIMPVPPGTVIRDKDSGERLGEILAHGDEFRVAKGGRGGKGNSFFATATHQAPREWQPGEEGEARTLEFELKLIADIGLVGQPNAGKSTLLSVISAARPKIADYPFTTLQPNLGVVQLSDSRTFVVADIPGIIEGAHEGKGLGLQFLRHIERTRLLAFMIPIDAMDWQAEYDQLRREIEQYSPELAKKPHCVVFTKLDLLGEHYIPEIEAPAAFAKFAISAAGRMGLDELKSGWWSRLLEMRKAGG; encoded by the coding sequence GTGTTCATCGATCTCGTCACCGTCCGCGTCACCGCCGGCACCGGCGGCTCCGGCTGCACCTCGTTCCGCCGGGAGAAGTTCGCGCCCATGGGCGGACCGGACGGCGGCGAAGGGGGGAAGGGCGGCGACGTGATCGTCCGTGGTGACTCCAACCTCGCGACCCTGCTCGACTTCACCTACCGGGACCACTGGGAGGCGGAGCGCGGCGAGCACGGCATGGGCTCCAACAAGACGGGGCGTTCGGGCGAGGACATCATCATGCCCGTCCCCCCCGGGACGGTGATCCGCGACAAGGACTCCGGGGAGCGTCTGGGGGAGATCCTCGCCCACGGCGACGAGTTCCGCGTGGCCAAGGGCGGCCGCGGCGGCAAGGGGAACTCGTTCTTCGCGACGGCCACGCATCAGGCGCCCCGCGAATGGCAGCCCGGGGAGGAGGGGGAAGCGCGGACCCTCGAGTTCGAGCTGAAGCTGATCGCGGACATCGGCCTCGTGGGGCAGCCGAACGCCGGCAAGTCCACGCTGCTGTCCGTGATCTCGGCCGCCCGCCCGAAGATCGCCGACTACCCGTTCACGACCCTCCAGCCCAACCTCGGCGTGGTCCAGCTGAGCGACTCCCGGACGTTCGTGGTCGCGGACATCCCCGGGATCATCGAAGGGGCGCACGAGGGGAAGGGGCTCGGGCTCCAGTTCCTCCGGCACATCGAGCGGACGCGCCTCCTGGCCTTCATGATCCCCATCGACGCGATGGACTGGCAGGCCGAGTACGACCAGCTCCGCCGGGAGATCGAGCAGTACTCGCCGGAACTGGCCAAGAAGCCGCACTGCGTGGTCTTCACCAAGCTCGACCTGCTCGGGGAGCACTACATCCCGGAGATCGAGGCGCCGGCGGCGTTCGCCAAGTTCGCCATCTCGGCCGCGGGCCGGATGGGGCTCGACGAGCTCAAGTCGGGGTGGTGGAGCCGTCTGCTCGAGATGCGGAAGGCCGGCGGATGA
- the dprA gene encoding DNA-protecting protein DprA, with the protein MTRLSADSLPACLGDLSRPVAGLWYLGDPGALTDAPRRHVAIVGTREASPYGIRVAERLATGCARAGLVVVSGLARGVDAAAHRAALAAGGTTIGVQGTGVDVPYPASHRALHAALCRDGAVISEMEPGTPATPGCFPRRNRIIAALSQVIVVVEAGYKSGAINTASQALELGRTVAAVPGRIDEERARGSNGLIRDGAQVICDVEDLLGLFGLSTSGPFDVGASRTAAAAGRWNVGNLPDQAAVPCPDAEDPFENVSVSFRRHAEEMLGGELSGAISRDGLGYLATGR; encoded by the coding sequence ATGACCCGCCTGTCCGCCGACTCCCTTCCTGCCTGCCTGGGCGATCTTTCGCGCCCGGTCGCGGGGTTATGGTACCTCGGTGACCCCGGCGCGCTCACGGATGCGCCGCGGCGGCATGTCGCGATCGTCGGGACCCGGGAGGCCTCGCCCTACGGGATCCGGGTGGCCGAGCGCCTCGCGACGGGGTGCGCCCGGGCCGGTCTGGTGGTCGTGAGCGGGCTCGCGCGCGGGGTGGACGCCGCGGCCCATCGGGCCGCGCTGGCTGCCGGCGGGACGACCATCGGCGTGCAGGGCACGGGGGTCGACGTACCGTATCCGGCGTCCCACCGAGCGCTCCACGCTGCGCTCTGCCGGGATGGCGCGGTCATTTCCGAGATGGAACCAGGTACTCCGGCGACCCCCGGGTGCTTCCCGCGGCGGAACCGGATCATCGCCGCGCTGAGCCAGGTGATCGTGGTTGTCGAGGCCGGGTACAAGTCTGGCGCGATCAACACCGCGAGCCAGGCGCTCGAGCTGGGTCGGACGGTCGCGGCGGTTCCGGGGCGCATCGACGAGGAGCGGGCGCGGGGGTCGAACGGGCTGATCCGGGACGGCGCCCAGGTGATCTGCGATGTGGAGGATCTGTTGGGACTTTTTGGGTTATCCACATCTGGTCCATTCGACGTCGGAGCGTCCCGAACGGCGGCTGCCGCCGGCCGGTGGAACGTCGGCAACCTGCCGGACCAGGCGGCGGTGCCGTGCCCGGACGCCGAAGACCCCTTCGAGAACGTGAGCGTGTCATTTCGGCGGCACGCCGAAGAGATGCTCGGCGGCGAGCTGAGCGGGGCGATCTCGCGCGACGGGCTCGGCTATTTGGCGACAGGCCGGTGA
- the hemW gene encoding radical SAM family heme chaperone HemW, whose product MTDGAAAPDHVYVHVPFCGRRCAYCDFSIAVRREVPVRAFNDAIMAELVTRRIGPNPGLKTLYLGGGTPSKLGGDGLAELVASLRLHLMGADFSTFPQSVEITAEANPEDVTPESAAAWAGAGVNRISLGVQTFDPTVLSWMHRSHGPELVSGAVQLLREAGIDNISLDLIFALPAGQARDWTADLQRALSLRPTHVSLYGLTVEPHTPLGRWRDRGVVQEAPEERYESEFLEAHRAMTAAGFEHYEVSNFGLPGLRSRHNSSYWTGVPYLGVGPSAHGFDGGVRRWNAAAYAAWESAVGRGEDPMEGSESIGEAEAIAEGVYLGLRTTDGLAIRQKELKTVTSWVDQGWGTLDGQRLVLSAEGWLRLDAIAAALTSLRSHS is encoded by the coding sequence ATGACCGACGGCGCCGCCGCCCCCGATCACGTCTACGTCCACGTGCCATTCTGTGGACGGCGCTGCGCTTACTGCGACTTCTCGATCGCGGTGAGGCGCGAGGTCCCGGTCCGTGCGTTCAATGACGCCATTATGGCGGAGTTGGTCACACGGAGGATCGGTCCGAATCCCGGACTCAAGACGCTCTACCTGGGCGGTGGGACGCCGTCGAAGCTCGGGGGTGACGGGCTCGCGGAGCTGGTGGCTTCCTTGAGGCTGCATCTCATGGGGGCGGACTTTTCAACATTCCCACAATCGGTCGAAATCACCGCCGAGGCGAACCCTGAGGACGTGACGCCGGAGAGCGCGGCGGCCTGGGCCGGCGCCGGCGTGAACCGGATCTCGCTCGGCGTCCAGACCTTCGATCCGACGGTGCTCTCGTGGATGCACCGATCGCACGGACCTGAGCTCGTGTCCGGTGCTGTCCAGCTTTTGCGCGAAGCCGGCATCGACAACATCTCGCTCGACCTGATCTTCGCGCTCCCGGCCGGACAGGCCCGCGACTGGACGGCGGATCTCCAGCGCGCCCTGTCGCTTCGGCCGACCCACGTTTCGCTCTATGGACTCACGGTGGAGCCGCATACCCCGCTCGGAAGGTGGCGTGATCGCGGGGTGGTGCAGGAGGCGCCGGAGGAGCGGTACGAGTCCGAGTTCCTCGAGGCGCACCGCGCGATGACGGCTGCCGGATTCGAGCATTACGAGGTCTCGAACTTCGGGCTGCCCGGGCTCCGGTCGCGCCACAACTCGTCCTACTGGACGGGCGTCCCGTACCTCGGGGTGGGCCCGTCGGCGCACGGGTTCGACGGGGGTGTCCGGCGCTGGAACGCGGCCGCGTACGCGGCCTGGGAGTCGGCGGTGGGGCGGGGCGAGGACCCCATGGAAGGGTCCGAATCGATCGGCGAGGCGGAGGCGATCGCCGAGGGGGTCTACCTCGGGCTCCGCACGACCGACGGCCTCGCCATCCGGCAAAAAGAACTGAAGACAGTTACTTCTTGGGTCGACCAAGGGTGGGGAACTCTCGACGGGCAGCGCCTCGTGCTCTCCGCCGAAGGCTGGCTGCGCCTCGACGCGATCGCCGCCGCCTTGACTTCGCTCCGAAGTCATTCGTAA
- the hrcA gene encoding heat-inducible transcription repressor HrcA, which produces MALHELSERERQVLEAVVRSYVETAEPAGSRTISRRFALGVSPATIRNTMSDLEEKGFLFHPHTSAGRIPTDKAYRVYVDGLMRVEPPPAAEREQLAERIASGGSAIETILRRAAQSLGVLTQELGLALGPRLDQTILLRLELVRLSSEKLILVLTLKGGTVRTIFIEIRGEIADEAIALVERVLNERLAGHSLADIRVSLGSRLRDASPGGDASELLNIFLQEGDQLFDVGGTAREEEAVVLGQASVLVEQPEFASGESMKRLIALTETRGHLAAVLRDRTAAPGVSITIGDEHGSQLLGGLTLVTAEYRAGGLTGVIGVIGPTRMPYEKVISLVSHTSSLVSDLLT; this is translated from the coding sequence ATGGCACTCCACGAGCTCTCGGAACGCGAACGGCAAGTGCTCGAGGCCGTGGTCCGCTCTTATGTGGAGACGGCGGAGCCGGCCGGGTCGCGCACGATCTCGCGGCGGTTCGCCCTCGGCGTCTCCCCCGCGACCATCCGGAACACGATGTCGGATCTGGAGGAGAAGGGCTTCCTCTTCCATCCCCATACCTCGGCCGGGCGCATCCCCACGGACAAGGCCTATCGCGTCTACGTGGACGGGCTCATGCGCGTGGAGCCGCCGCCGGCGGCGGAGCGGGAGCAGCTCGCCGAACGGATCGCGAGCGGCGGGTCGGCCATCGAGACGATCCTGCGCCGGGCGGCGCAGTCGCTCGGCGTGCTCACCCAGGAGCTCGGGCTCGCCCTCGGACCCCGCCTTGACCAGACCATCCTGCTCCGGCTGGAGCTGGTCCGACTCTCGTCGGAGAAGCTGATCCTCGTCCTGACCCTGAAGGGCGGGACCGTCCGCACGATCTTCATCGAGATCCGGGGAGAGATCGCGGACGAGGCGATCGCGCTCGTCGAGCGCGTCCTGAACGAACGGCTGGCGGGACATTCGCTCGCCGACATCCGCGTGTCGCTGGGCTCCCGGCTCCGCGATGCCTCGCCCGGCGGCGACGCGTCGGAGCTGCTCAACATCTTCCTCCAGGAAGGCGACCAGCTCTTCGACGTGGGCGGGACCGCGCGGGAGGAGGAGGCGGTCGTGCTCGGCCAGGCGTCGGTGCTCGTCGAGCAGCCCGAGTTCGCGTCGGGCGAGTCGATGAAGCGGCTGATCGCGCTCACGGAGACGCGCGGGCATCTCGCGGCCGTCCTCCGGGACCGCACGGCGGCGCCCGGGGTGTCGATCACGATCGGTGACGAGCACGGCTCCCAGCTGCTGGGCGGCCTGACGCTGGTGACCGCCGAGTACCGGGCGGGGGGCCTGACCGGGGTGATCGGCGTCATCGGCCCCACGCGCATGCCGTACGAGAAGGTCATCTCGCTCGTCTCGCACACCTCGTCGCTCGTGTCCGACCTGCTGACGTGA
- a CDS encoding protein kinase: MSATRVDPVFLEFQLAVAGRYSIDRELGRGGMGIVYLAREVQLDRPVAIKLLPPDRATDAEVRERFVREARLAAKLSHPNIIPIFAVDEAEGFVFYVMAYVDGETLGERVRRAVRCRRRRRRGSCARWRGRSATRTARAWCTAT, from the coding sequence GTGAGCGCGACGCGGGTGGACCCGGTCTTCCTCGAGTTCCAGCTCGCGGTGGCGGGCCGCTACTCGATCGACCGCGAGCTCGGCCGCGGCGGCATGGGGATCGTGTACCTCGCCCGCGAGGTCCAGCTCGACCGCCCGGTCGCCATCAAGCTCCTGCCGCCGGACCGGGCGACCGACGCCGAGGTCCGGGAGCGCTTCGTGCGCGAGGCGCGGCTGGCGGCCAAGCTCTCGCACCCGAACATCATCCCGATCTTCGCGGTGGACGAGGCGGAGGGGTTCGTCTTCTATGTGATGGCCTACGTGGACGGCGAGACGCTCGGCGAACGGGTGCGTCGCGCGGTCCGATGCCGGCGTCGGAGGCGACGCGGATCCTGCGCGAGGTGGCGTGGGCGCTCGGCCACGCGCACGGCCAGGGCGTGGTGCACCGCGACGTGA
- a CDS encoding serine/threonine protein kinase → MPASEATRILREVAWALGHAHGQGVVHRDVKPENIMLERGTGRALVTDFGIAAAIGADEGPAVAGTPEYMSPEQALGGELDARSDLYALGVTGYFLVSGRTPFAGKRAVDVVAQQVASPVPPIASTGVAVPRRLAQLLERCLAKSAAQRPASAQVLAEQLGSAIEVRREVPAVLRAFVKRDGRVVGPGSLVAGYMMLPASIGLAMEVGAFAAVGVVVTTLTVIPIGVMAAGARGLLRRGFTLADLASAFDHEIEQLREEYHAGGRVDRPRLQRAAGITAIAGSALLLAGIALPFPFIGINWIGPAAALVGGATALGGALVRAVITGRRPHAAVERWKKLWTGRIGQLVFALAKRLGGRPLAGAATTHRATEMAIGMAADELFAALPKETRQSLGDVPTVIARLQADATELRAALDRLQDSLTDAGEAASGDGYAALRALRDDVATRHRQVITALETTRLNLLRLHAGAIKVDGFTTHVDAAGEVSAEVRRLLEARGELERFLRLPSAPSRTPA, encoded by the coding sequence ATGCCGGCGTCGGAGGCGACGCGGATCCTGCGCGAGGTGGCGTGGGCGCTCGGCCACGCGCACGGCCAGGGCGTGGTGCACCGCGACGTGAAGCCGGAGAACATCATGCTCGAGCGCGGCACCGGTCGCGCGCTCGTGACCGACTTCGGGATCGCGGCCGCGATCGGCGCCGACGAGGGCCCTGCCGTCGCGGGGACGCCGGAGTACATGAGTCCGGAGCAGGCGCTGGGCGGGGAGCTCGATGCGCGGAGCGACCTGTACGCGCTCGGTGTCACCGGCTATTTCCTCGTGTCGGGGCGGACCCCGTTCGCGGGGAAGCGCGCGGTGGATGTGGTCGCGCAGCAGGTCGCGTCGCCGGTGCCGCCGATCGCGTCGACCGGCGTCGCGGTGCCCCGACGACTGGCGCAACTCCTCGAGCGCTGTCTCGCGAAGTCGGCCGCCCAGCGGCCGGCGAGCGCGCAGGTCCTCGCCGAGCAGCTCGGGAGCGCGATCGAGGTGCGCCGTGAGGTGCCGGCGGTGCTGCGCGCGTTCGTGAAGCGCGACGGTCGCGTGGTGGGGCCAGGGTCGCTGGTCGCCGGCTACATGATGCTCCCCGCCTCCATCGGGCTCGCGATGGAGGTCGGGGCGTTCGCTGCCGTGGGCGTCGTCGTGACGACGTTGACCGTCATCCCGATCGGGGTGATGGCCGCGGGGGCGCGCGGACTCCTGCGTCGGGGGTTCACGCTGGCGGACCTCGCGTCGGCCTTCGATCACGAGATCGAGCAGTTGCGTGAGGAATACCATGCGGGAGGTCGCGTCGACCGCCCCCGGCTGCAGCGCGCGGCGGGCATCACCGCGATCGCAGGTTCCGCGCTTCTCCTGGCCGGGATCGCCCTCCCGTTCCCGTTCATCGGCATCAACTGGATCGGTCCCGCCGCCGCGCTCGTCGGCGGCGCGACGGCGCTCGGTGGCGCGCTCGTCCGTGCGGTGATCACGGGACGGCGACCGCACGCGGCGGTCGAGCGCTGGAAGAAGCTCTGGACCGGCCGGATCGGGCAGTTGGTCTTCGCGCTCGCCAAGCGACTCGGTGGGCGCCCGCTCGCCGGCGCGGCGACGACGCATCGCGCGACCGAGATGGCGATCGGGATGGCCGCCGACGAGCTGTTCGCGGCGCTCCCGAAGGAGACGCGGCAGTCCCTCGGCGATGTGCCGACGGTGATCGCCCGCTTGCAGGCGGACGCGACCGAGCTGCGGGCGGCGCTCGACCGGCTGCAGGATTCGCTCACCGACGCCGGCGAGGCGGCGAGCGGCGACGGCTACGCGGCGCTGCGCGCCCTGCGCGACGACGTCGCGACGCGGCACCGGCAGGTGATCACCGCCCTCGAGACGACGCGCCTCAACCTGCTCCGCCTGCACGCGGGGGCGATCAAGGTCGACGGCTTCACGACGCACGTCGATGCGGCGGGGGAGGTGTCGGCCGAAGTGCGCCGCCTGCTCGAGGCCCGCGGCGAGCTCGAACGCTTCCTCCGACTCCCATCCGCCCCGAGTCGGACACCGGCGTAG
- the dnaJ gene encoding molecular chaperone DnaJ, producing MADFYSTLGVAKTASDDEIKQAYRKLAMQYHPDRNGGSKEAEEKFKAITEAYDVLRDPQKRAAFDRYGEAGLRGGGGGAGGFHHVDLSEALNIFMRDFGLGDLFGGAGGGRAQSGPRGGADVKVELALTMLEVATGVNKQVKMKLLDPCERCTGKGAEPGTQTQRCATCGGQGEVRRAQQSFFGQFVSVAPCPTCRGEGVMIPTPCKSCRGEGRQRGEHSIDIKIPPGVSSGQYMHLRGVGNAGVRGGPRGDVIVVFDVVEDERFERDGEDLYCEVLVTYPQLVLGADVDVPGVTGPLSLRVPAGTQSGHVFTMRGRGLPRVNASGVGDLHVRIQVWTPQELSKAEEKLVEQLHEVMEKAPEKREKGFWAKMKEAITG from the coding sequence ATGGCGGACTTCTACTCCACGCTCGGCGTCGCCAAGACGGCGAGCGACGACGAGATCAAGCAGGCCTATCGCAAGCTCGCGATGCAGTACCACCCGGATCGCAACGGGGGGTCGAAGGAGGCCGAGGAGAAGTTCAAGGCGATCACCGAGGCGTACGACGTCCTGCGTGACCCGCAGAAGCGCGCGGCCTTCGACCGGTACGGTGAGGCGGGGCTGCGCGGCGGCGGTGGCGGGGCGGGCGGGTTCCATCACGTCGACCTCTCCGAAGCGCTCAACATCTTCATGCGGGACTTCGGGCTCGGCGACCTCTTCGGCGGCGCGGGCGGTGGCCGTGCGCAGTCGGGGCCGCGCGGTGGCGCCGACGTGAAGGTGGAGCTGGCCCTGACGATGCTCGAGGTCGCGACGGGCGTGAACAAGCAGGTGAAGATGAAGCTCCTCGATCCCTGCGAGCGCTGCACGGGGAAGGGGGCCGAGCCCGGCACGCAGACGCAGCGGTGTGCGACCTGCGGCGGCCAGGGCGAGGTACGCCGGGCGCAGCAGAGCTTCTTCGGGCAGTTCGTGAGCGTGGCCCCGTGCCCGACCTGCCGCGGCGAGGGCGTGATGATCCCGACGCCATGCAAGTCGTGCCGCGGCGAAGGGCGCCAGCGCGGCGAGCACTCGATCGACATCAAGATCCCGCCGGGCGTCTCGTCGGGGCAGTACATGCACCTGCGCGGCGTGGGCAACGCGGGCGTGCGCGGCGGGCCGCGCGGCGACGTGATCGTGGTGTTCGACGTCGTCGAGGACGAGCGTTTCGAGCGGGATGGCGAGGACCTCTACTGCGAGGTGCTCGTGACGTATCCGCAGTTGGTACTCGGCGCGGATGTCGACGTGCCCGGAGTGACCGGCCCGTTGTCGCTGCGCGTACCGGCGGGCACGCAGAGCGGACATGTCTTCACGATGCGAGGCCGCGGGCTGCCGCGCGTGAATGCGAGCGGCGTCGGTGACCTGCATGTGCGCATCCAGGTGTGGACGCCGCAGGAGCTCTCCAAGGCGGAGGAGAAGCTCGTCGAGCAGCTGCACGAGGTGATGGAGAAGGCGCCCGAGAAGCGGGAGAAGGGCTTCTGGGCGAAGATGAAAGAAGCCATCACCGGGTGA
- a CDS encoding 50S ribosomal protein L11 methyltransferase has product MWHRVQITPSVADRAPAIAAAMFAAGAEGVHEDADRLVTHLPAEMDPHAFVTAVRAVDDALVVEHAALEDVDWSEKWRDRITSHQLGALTVTPPWLAEGMDPARTVVIEPAMAFGTGEHPTTRGVVRLMQAAIRPGDSVADLGAGSAILAIAAVKLGAARAFAIEMDHDSIANAEENTERNGVADRIAVLEGNAEELLPLVAPARMILANIISSVLLELLPLIAASLTADGQVILSGILLEERPRMLAALAAHGWTVEAEDAEDQWWSVRLHRARA; this is encoded by the coding sequence ATGTGGCATCGCGTCCAGATCACGCCGTCGGTCGCTGACCGCGCCCCGGCCATCGCCGCCGCGATGTTCGCGGCGGGCGCCGAGGGCGTGCACGAGGACGCCGACCGCCTCGTCACGCACCTGCCCGCGGAGATGGACCCGCACGCCTTCGTGACGGCGGTGCGCGCGGTGGACGACGCGCTCGTGGTGGAGCACGCGGCGCTCGAGGACGTGGACTGGTCCGAGAAGTGGCGGGACCGGATCACGTCGCATCAGCTCGGGGCGCTGACGGTGACGCCGCCCTGGCTCGCCGAGGGGATGGACCCGGCGCGCACGGTGGTGATCGAACCGGCGATGGCGTTCGGGACGGGCGAGCACCCGACGACGCGCGGGGTGGTGCGGCTCATGCAGGCGGCGATCCGTCCCGGCGATTCCGTCGCCGACCTCGGGGCAGGGAGCGCGATCCTCGCGATCGCCGCGGTGAAGCTCGGCGCGGCGCGCGCCTTCGCCATCGAGATGGACCACGACTCGATCGCGAACGCCGAGGAGAACACCGAGCGGAACGGCGTGGCCGACCGGATCGCGGTGCTCGAGGGGAACGCGGAGGAACTGCTGCCGCTCGTCGCGCCGGCCCGGATGATCCTCGCGAACATCATCTCGTCGGTGCTGCTCGAGTTGCTGCCGCTGATCGCGGCGAGCCTCACGGCGGACGGCCAGGTGATCCTGAGCGGGATCCTGCTCGAGGAGCGCCCGCGGATGCTCGCGGCGCTCGCGGCGCATGGGTGGACGGTCGAGGCGGAGGATGCCGAGGACCAGTGGTGGAGCGTGCGGCTGCATCGCGCTCGCGCCTGA
- a CDS encoding RsmE family RNA methyltransferase: MSLPTFVTDDPFDAPGTVTLGEDAAHHMRVRRLETGVRVGLLDGAGTRGEGVLTQLAKRHAVVSVEQAEQVEPAPAVHLLLPVADKDRMLWLAEKATELELASWRPVLYRRSKHVNPRGEGPTFQQKVRGRMAAALEQSRGAWLPVLFPDATVEHAIAASAPGARVVLEQGGASLFSALTPLLAEARSRGAATPAVTIAVGPEGGFEPTELEALSASGFVPVRLGRSILRFESAAVAGIAAVRAMLDLVGAPAAGVADLNGVT, translated from the coding sequence GTGAGCCTCCCGACCTTCGTCACCGACGATCCCTTCGACGCCCCCGGCACCGTCACCCTCGGCGAGGATGCGGCCCATCACATGCGCGTGCGGCGCCTGGAGACGGGGGTGCGCGTGGGGCTCCTCGATGGCGCGGGGACGCGCGGCGAAGGGGTCCTGACGCAGCTCGCCAAGCGCCATGCGGTCGTGAGCGTCGAGCAGGCGGAGCAGGTGGAGCCGGCGCCCGCGGTGCACCTGCTGCTGCCGGTCGCGGACAAGGACCGCATGCTCTGGCTCGCGGAGAAGGCGACCGAGCTGGAGCTCGCGAGTTGGCGGCCGGTGCTGTATCGGCGCAGCAAGCACGTGAACCCGCGCGGCGAGGGCCCGACCTTCCAGCAGAAGGTGCGCGGCCGCATGGCGGCGGCATTGGAGCAGAGCCGCGGGGCATGGCTGCCGGTGTTGTTCCCCGATGCGACCGTGGAGCACGCGATCGCCGCGAGCGCACCCGGCGCGCGCGTCGTGCTCGAGCAGGGTGGAGCGAGCCTGTTCTCCGCGCTCACGCCGCTCCTCGCCGAGGCGCGATCGCGTGGGGCCGCGACCCCTGCGGTCACGATCGCCGTCGGGCCGGAGGGCGGATTCGAGCCGACCGAACTCGAGGCGCTCTCGGCGTCGGGATTCGTGCCGGTCCGCCTCGGCCGCAGCATCCTGCGGTTCGAGTCGGCTGCCGTGGCGGGGATCGCGGCGGTCCGGGCGATGCTGGATCTCGTGGGGGCGCCCGCGGCGGGCGTCGCCGACCTCAACGGAGTGACGTGA
- a CDS encoding histidine triad nucleotide-binding protein: MSDCLFCRIVRGEIPATKVAESEACLAFRDISPQAPVHVLVIPKRHYRSLEEVPDASVVGAMSMLAQEVARSEGIAAKGYRCVINTGEDGGQTVGHIHLHLLGGRGHKWPPG, encoded by the coding sequence ATGTCCGACTGCCTGTTCTGCCGGATCGTGCGGGGCGAGATCCCCGCGACGAAGGTGGCCGAGAGCGAAGCGTGCCTCGCGTTCCGCGACATCAGCCCGCAGGCGCCGGTCCATGTGCTGGTGATCCCGAAGCGGCACTACCGGTCGCTGGAGGAGGTCCCGGACGCCTCGGTGGTGGGGGCGATGTCGATGCTGGCGCAGGAGGTGGCGCGGAGCGAGGGGATCGCGGCGAAGGGGTACCGGTGCGTGATCAACACCGGGGAGGACGGCGGGCAGACGGTCGGGCACATCCACCTGCATCTCCTCGGGGGCCGCGGCCACAAGTGGCCGCCGGGCTGA
- a CDS encoding 30S ribosomal protein S21 has translation MSEVIIHEDENFERALKRFKKKCEKAGILSDLRKHRHYEKPSEKRKRKLNAAQRKNRRTRSH, from the coding sequence TTGTCGGAAGTCATCATCCACGAAGACGAGAACTTCGAGCGCGCGCTGAAGCGCTTCAAGAAGAAGTGCGAGAAGGCCGGGATCCTCAGTGATCTGCGGAAGCATCGCCACTACGAGAAGCCGAGCGAGAAGCGGAAGCGGAAGCTCAACGCGGCGCAGCGCAAGAACCGTCGTACGCGTTCGCACTGA
- a CDS encoding GatB/YqeY domain-containing protein: MSELAARLQGELNGARKAQDKSRVLLLGTVLSEIKNREIEVKRALTDEDVVEVIRKAIKRRRESVEMYEQAGRGELAANERQEAETLEVWLPAAPSDDEVRAAVREAIAGGAKAIGQVMGKVMPRFKGRLDGSVINRIAREELGPPA; encoded by the coding sequence ATGTCCGAGTTGGCTGCGCGGCTGCAGGGCGAGCTCAATGGCGCCCGCAAGGCGCAGGACAAGTCCCGTGTCCTGCTGCTGGGCACCGTGCTGTCGGAGATCAAGAATCGCGAGATCGAGGTCAAGCGGGCCCTCACCGACGAGGATGTCGTCGAGGTGATCCGCAAGGCGATCAAGCGTCGGCGGGAGTCCGTCGAGATGTATGAACAGGCTGGACGCGGCGAGCTCGCCGCGAACGAGCGGCAGGAGGCGGAGACCCTCGAGGTCTGGCTTCCTGCCGCTCCGTCCGATGACGAGGTCCGCGCCGCGGTGCGCGAGGCGATCGCCGGCGGGGCCAAGGCGATCGGCCAGGTGATGGGGAAGGTGATGCCCCGGTTCAAGGGGCGCCTCGACGGCAGCGTGATCAACCGCATCGCGCGCGAGGAACTCGGGCCCCCCGCGTGA